Proteins found in one Rhizobium sp. NZLR1 genomic segment:
- a CDS encoding branched-chain amino acid ABC transporter permease encodes MTQAIATAPAPGPTDAMDLPPVRVQRQTMSGIIAMGLGIVLLFAVASMPLWASQGLIRDVVELCCYIAVAQMWNLLGGYAGLVSVGQQVFVGVAAYMMFVMAQLWGINPFVAVVLAMIAPALLAIPTYGLLHRLDGPYFAIGTWVVAEVVRLATSVFGYVNAGAGMSLRVMTTYSPTERAVGVSLLCALMLLMTVGGSYLLLRSRYGLALIAMRDNPVAAASQGVNVSRLRFLIWVAAAVGTGLAGAIYFMAQLRITPPSAYDPNWANIAIFIVMVGGLGSLEGVLIGALIYFFAERWFGEYGATYLVVLGLMTLFMALFARGGIWGLICKVVDAPWFPTRRRLMEDRT; translated from the coding sequence GTGACCCAAGCGATCGCAACCGCTCCCGCTCCAGGCCCGACCGATGCCATGGATCTTCCGCCGGTCCGGGTCCAGCGCCAGACCATGTCGGGCATCATCGCAATGGGCCTCGGCATCGTATTGCTCTTTGCTGTTGCCTCGATGCCGCTTTGGGCCAGCCAGGGCCTGATCCGAGACGTGGTGGAACTGTGCTGCTACATTGCCGTGGCGCAGATGTGGAACTTGCTGGGAGGGTATGCCGGCCTGGTGTCGGTCGGCCAACAAGTCTTCGTCGGCGTCGCCGCCTACATGATGTTCGTGATGGCCCAGCTCTGGGGCATCAATCCCTTTGTTGCCGTTGTGCTGGCGATGATCGCGCCGGCCTTGCTCGCCATCCCCACCTATGGCCTGCTGCACCGGCTCGACGGACCCTATTTCGCGATCGGCACGTGGGTCGTGGCCGAGGTGGTGCGGCTGGCGACCTCCGTATTCGGCTACGTCAATGCCGGCGCTGGCATGAGCCTGCGCGTCATGACCACCTATTCCCCGACCGAACGCGCCGTGGGTGTATCCCTGCTCTGCGCGCTGATGCTGCTGATGACGGTCGGCGGCAGCTACCTACTGCTGCGCTCGCGTTACGGCTTGGCCTTGATCGCCATGCGCGACAATCCTGTCGCCGCAGCAAGCCAGGGCGTCAATGTCAGCCGGTTGCGCTTCCTGATCTGGGTGGCTGCAGCCGTCGGTACGGGCCTTGCGGGCGCCATCTATTTCATGGCCCAGCTGCGCATAACACCACCCTCAGCCTATGATCCTAACTGGGCCAATATCGCAATTTTCATCGTCATGGTCGGCGGGCTGGGATCGCTGGAAGGCGTGCTGATCGGCGCGCTGATCTACTTCTTCGCCGAGCGTTGGTTCGGCGAATATGGCGCGACCTATCTCGTGGTCCTCGGCCTTATGACCCTGTTCATGGCGCTCTTCGCCCGCGGCGGCATCTGGGGCCTGATCTGCAAGGTCGTCGACGCCCCCTGGTTCCCAACACGACGGCGCCTGATGGAGGACCGGACATGA
- a CDS encoding branched-chain amino acid ABC transporter permease translates to MQWLDGLVQGILLGGLYAQYALGMALMFGVMRVVNITHGDLMILLALIGISLASTFGLGPWAVLVVLVALGGIIGIILQRLILDRVVGADPLPSLIATFGLSTALQNAMLQVWSADTRSLPSGGIAQASFQLGPLFVGVLPVIVLITATVLTAGLATTMQYTRFGRSLRAASADVEAAAMTGVNPKNVYAGATALAVAILGFAAVFQSMRSTVSPADGAFQLIYAFEAVIIGGMGSIWGAFIGAMVLGISQSFGFRIDPGFGILAGHLVFLLILALRPQGLLGKD, encoded by the coding sequence ATGCAGTGGCTTGACGGACTGGTCCAGGGCATTCTGCTCGGCGGCCTCTATGCGCAATATGCGCTCGGCATGGCGCTGATGTTCGGCGTTATGCGCGTGGTGAACATCACGCATGGCGATCTGATGATCCTGCTGGCATTGATCGGGATCAGCCTCGCCTCGACCTTCGGGCTCGGCCCGTGGGCGGTGCTGGTGGTGCTGGTGGCGCTCGGCGGCATCATCGGCATAATCCTGCAGCGGCTCATTCTCGATCGAGTGGTCGGCGCAGACCCGCTGCCGTCGCTAATCGCGACCTTCGGCCTGTCGACCGCGCTGCAGAATGCGATGTTGCAGGTGTGGTCGGCGGACACCCGCTCGCTGCCGAGCGGCGGCATTGCCCAGGCTTCCTTCCAACTCGGGCCGCTCTTCGTCGGCGTGCTGCCCGTTATCGTGCTGATCACCGCGACCGTACTGACGGCGGGGTTGGCAACGACGATGCAATATACCCGCTTCGGCCGTTCGTTGCGCGCAGCGTCGGCCGATGTCGAGGCAGCGGCAATGACCGGCGTCAACCCAAAAAACGTTTATGCCGGCGCCACCGCGCTGGCGGTCGCCATACTTGGCTTTGCCGCCGTGTTTCAGTCGATGCGCTCAACGGTGTCGCCCGCCGATGGCGCCTTCCAACTGATCTACGCCTTCGAAGCGGTGATCATCGGCGGCATGGGCTCGATCTGGGGTGCCTTCATCGGTGCCATGGTGCTCGGCATCAGCCAGTCGTTCGGCTTCCGCATCGATCCCGGCTTCGGCATCCTGGCCGGCCATCTCGTTTTCCTGCTCATTCTCGCGTTGCGGCCGCAGGGCCTTCTCGGAAAGGATTGA
- a CDS encoding LysR family transcriptional regulator produces MKIDERHLVQLAAVVQAGGVTEGATLLGLSQPGVSRTLAMLEKRLGEPLFIKGRRPLQPTPLGRALADHGQAMLMASRKASALVEGFRHGRTGLVRVGGTPFFMDALIAGMIAGFQNDFPEVRIEQSYDYLPELRAAIVADRIDLAICPIDMLDEGSGMRFQELLPGRNVVACRLTHPLLLKRKLTGSDLLEYPWIAPPPGSPLLADLRSLVLSLGATETKIRYAGGSLTSAINYMKESDALTILPHSVVFAYRNDKAITALPVNIPHPERALGLLRRTGDVGAPAIEAFSTHIRKSFENLRHLIKRHEQSVIWGM; encoded by the coding sequence ATGAAGATCGACGAGCGACATCTGGTGCAACTTGCGGCGGTCGTCCAGGCAGGAGGCGTGACCGAAGGTGCGACGCTGCTGGGGCTTAGCCAGCCGGGAGTGTCGCGCACGCTTGCTATGCTGGAAAAGCGGCTCGGCGAGCCATTGTTCATCAAAGGCCGAAGGCCACTTCAGCCGACGCCGCTCGGCCGGGCCCTGGCAGACCACGGCCAGGCCATGCTCATGGCGTCGCGCAAGGCGTCCGCGTTGGTCGAAGGCTTCCGGCACGGCCGGACAGGGCTCGTGCGCGTTGGCGGCACGCCGTTCTTCATGGACGCGCTCATCGCAGGCATGATCGCCGGTTTCCAGAACGATTTTCCCGAAGTCCGTATCGAACAGAGTTATGACTATCTTCCCGAGTTGCGCGCGGCGATCGTCGCCGACCGCATCGACCTCGCCATCTGCCCGATCGATATGCTCGACGAGGGATCGGGGATGCGTTTCCAGGAATTGCTGCCGGGCCGGAACGTCGTGGCCTGCCGACTTACCCATCCGCTTTTGCTCAAGCGCAAGCTGACCGGGTCCGATTTGCTTGAGTATCCCTGGATAGCGCCGCCGCCCGGCAGTCCGCTGCTTGCCGACCTGCGCAGCCTCGTTCTCTCGCTCGGCGCAACGGAGACCAAGATCCGCTATGCTGGCGGGTCGCTGACCAGCGCGATCAACTACATGAAGGAGAGTGACGCGCTCACCATCCTGCCGCACAGCGTGGTTTTCGCCTATCGCAACGACAAGGCGATCACCGCCCTGCCGGTCAACATCCCGCATCCGGAACGCGCGCTCGGCTTGCTCAGGCGCACAGGAGACGTGGGCGCACCGGCTATCGAGGCGTTCTCGACGCATATTCGCAAAAGTTTTGAGAATCTGAGGCATCTGATCAAGCGCCACGAACAGTCCGTGATCTGGGGGATGTGA
- a CDS encoding ABC transporter ATP-binding protein — MLLDGVLLEARGLSKSFGALRVLQDISFDVRRGEVLGILGPNGAGKTTLFNLISGDLRNDAGELVFAGQRLVGQPPHVRCKIGIGRTYQIPRPYVGMSTFENLLVAATFGGGRSEAQSYALCARILGDCELSDKANRSAGSLTLLDRKRLELARALASSPSLLLLDEIAGGLTDEEGKALVQLIRRIRDRGVTIVWIEHVLHALLAVADRIMVLNFGEKIAEGLPDEVIKNPEVRRVYMGIEA, encoded by the coding sequence ATGCTATTGGACGGCGTATTGCTAGAAGCGAGAGGATTGAGCAAATCCTTCGGCGCCTTGCGCGTCCTGCAGGACATCAGCTTCGATGTCCGGCGTGGCGAGGTGCTGGGCATCCTCGGCCCCAACGGGGCGGGAAAGACCACGCTTTTCAATCTGATCAGCGGTGACCTTAGGAACGATGCCGGCGAGCTCGTGTTCGCCGGACAGCGCCTCGTCGGCCAGCCGCCTCATGTGCGCTGCAAGATCGGCATCGGCCGCACATATCAGATCCCACGCCCCTATGTCGGCATGTCGACATTCGAAAATCTGCTCGTCGCGGCGACATTTGGCGGCGGCCGCAGCGAGGCCCAGAGCTATGCACTCTGTGCCCGGATTCTCGGCGACTGCGAGCTTTCCGACAAGGCCAACCGCTCGGCGGGCTCGCTGACGCTGCTCGACCGCAAGCGGCTGGAGCTGGCCCGCGCGCTGGCGTCGAGTCCGAGTTTGCTGCTGCTCGACGAAATCGCCGGCGGGTTGACCGACGAGGAGGGCAAGGCGCTGGTGCAACTGATCCGACGCATCCGCGACCGTGGCGTGACGATCGTCTGGATCGAGCATGTGCTGCATGCGCTACTCGCGGTGGCAGACCGGATCATGGTGCTGAATTTCGGCGAGAAAATCGCTGAGGGCCTGCCAGACGAGGTCATCAAGAACCCCGAAGTACGACGTGTCTACATGGGGATCGAGGCATGA
- a CDS encoding dioxygenase, with product MPDITFSERNSAQLVAERLDKHAEGPLQAFMVSFIEHLHELIRETRPTHADWRRTVEFLTEVGHASDGRRQEWVLLSDLLGVTALIEEINTRRPKSATPNTVRGPFYRADAPRLALDSNISLDGVGPVLAVAGHVQDLDGQPVAGATIETWQANNEGYYENQQPDQQPEFNLRGVFTADTKGDFRYKTVRPGGYAVPCDGPVGQMLGGLGFPLRRPAHLHFLIKADGFETISTHVYDGGDANLARDALFGVKEELIGEFKPSGKGESSTLDFTFVMVRAKKGRGAT from the coding sequence ATGCCAGATATAACGTTCAGCGAGCGCAATTCTGCGCAGCTTGTGGCCGAGCGGCTCGACAAGCATGCGGAGGGGCCTCTGCAAGCTTTCATGGTATCCTTCATAGAACACCTGCACGAGCTCATCCGCGAGACGCGTCCGACCCATGCCGACTGGCGACGGACGGTGGAATTCCTCACCGAGGTTGGTCACGCCAGTGATGGACGGCGGCAGGAATGGGTGCTGCTTTCGGACCTTTTGGGGGTCACCGCGCTCATCGAGGAGATCAATACCCGCCGGCCGAAGAGCGCAACGCCCAATACGGTGCGCGGGCCGTTCTATCGTGCCGACGCACCCCGATTAGCGCTCGACTCCAATATCTCGCTCGACGGCGTCGGCCCCGTTCTGGCGGTGGCCGGCCATGTACAGGATCTCGATGGGCAGCCCGTCGCGGGTGCCACGATCGAGACCTGGCAAGCCAACAATGAAGGCTACTACGAGAACCAGCAACCGGACCAACAACCCGAATTCAATCTTCGCGGCGTGTTCACAGCCGACACCAAAGGCGATTTCCGCTACAAGACAGTCCGGCCGGGCGGCTATGCCGTGCCCTGCGACGGGCCGGTTGGCCAGATGCTTGGCGGCCTTGGCTTTCCACTCCGGCGCCCCGCACATCTGCACTTCCTGATCAAGGCGGATGGCTTCGAGACGATCAGCACGCATGTCTATGACGGCGGCGATGCAAACCTCGCCCGTGATGCCCTGTTTGGCGTCAAGGAAGAGCTGATCGGCGAGTTCAAGCCATCAGGCAAAGGCGAGAGTTCAACACTCGACTTTACCTTCGTCATGGTGAGGGCGAAGAAAGGACGTGGCGCGACATGA
- a CDS encoding ABC transporter substrate-binding protein — translation MQTTNHQREEPKVDLNTKIIRPSRRTVLKGIGAGLAASALGAPMIARAQSAGTIKLGFVTPATGPLALFGETDGWAADKVKALLKDGLETAAGKFDVEILIRDSQSDPNRAAEVVGDLILNDGVHLLLPASTTDTVSPSADQAELNECPCLSTGAPWQAVIFPRGGQKAPFNWTYHFFWGLDEALNTFVGLWNTLDTNRKVGLLFPQNADGETWGNNDYGLPVPTKKAGFEITVPGFFQPRTNDYSAQIAAFKAAGCEIVGGITYPDDLKTFINQCAQQGYKPKAVTVAAALLFPGGVQALGPLGDGMSSEVWWTPAFPFKSTLTGQVSRDIADQWESETKKQWTQPLGYSHAIWEVAIDILKRSSNPLDRTANRDAMVATKLDTLIGKVDFSSGPHKNVSTTPIFGGQWVKGEKWPYDLKIVDNTVNKLFEPEQKIKVIPWAS, via the coding sequence ATGCAGACGACAAATCACCAAAGGGAGGAGCCGAAGGTGGACCTGAATACGAAAATCATAAGACCATCACGCCGGACCGTGCTGAAGGGCATCGGTGCCGGCTTGGCCGCATCGGCGCTCGGAGCACCCATGATTGCCCGCGCGCAATCGGCCGGCACGATCAAACTCGGCTTCGTAACGCCGGCGACCGGTCCGCTTGCGCTGTTCGGCGAAACCGACGGCTGGGCGGCAGACAAAGTCAAGGCCTTGCTCAAGGATGGCCTGGAGACAGCAGCCGGCAAGTTCGATGTCGAAATCCTGATCCGTGACAGCCAGTCCGATCCGAACCGCGCGGCCGAAGTCGTTGGCGACCTCATCCTGAACGATGGCGTGCATCTGCTGCTGCCCGCATCGACCACCGACACCGTCAGCCCCTCGGCCGACCAGGCGGAACTCAACGAGTGCCCGTGCCTTTCGACCGGCGCGCCGTGGCAGGCGGTGATCTTCCCGCGCGGCGGCCAGAAGGCGCCGTTCAACTGGACCTATCATTTCTTCTGGGGCCTCGATGAGGCGCTCAACACCTTCGTTGGCCTGTGGAATACGCTAGACACCAACCGCAAGGTAGGCTTGCTGTTTCCGCAGAATGCGGACGGCGAGACCTGGGGTAACAACGATTACGGTCTGCCAGTGCCGACCAAGAAGGCCGGCTTCGAGATCACCGTCCCGGGCTTTTTCCAGCCGCGCACCAACGACTATTCCGCACAAATCGCCGCCTTCAAGGCTGCCGGATGCGAGATCGTCGGCGGCATCACCTATCCTGACGACCTCAAGACCTTCATCAACCAGTGCGCCCAGCAAGGATACAAGCCCAAGGCCGTCACCGTCGCGGCGGCACTCCTTTTCCCGGGCGGCGTGCAGGCACTCGGCCCGCTCGGCGACGGCATGTCGTCGGAAGTGTGGTGGACGCCTGCCTTCCCCTTCAAATCGACGTTGACCGGACAAGTGAGCCGCGACATCGCCGACCAATGGGAGAGCGAAACCAAGAAGCAGTGGACGCAGCCGCTCGGCTACAGCCATGCGATCTGGGAAGTCGCGATCGATATTCTCAAACGCTCGTCCAACCCCCTCGACCGCACCGCCAACCGTGATGCCATGGTGGCAACGAAACTCGACACGCTGATCGGCAAGGTCGATTTCTCCAGCGGCCCGCACAAGAACGTCTCGACGACGCCGATCTTCGGCGGCCAGTGGGTCAAGGGTGAGAAATGGCCCTATGACCTGAAGATCGTCGACAACACCGTCAACAAACTGTTCGAACCCGAACAGAAAATAAAGGTGATCCCCTGGGCGAGCTAA
- a CDS encoding flavin reductase family protein produces the protein MSAAARGMPGKVAAAETGAAGGGQGITEAFMAAFRHHPSGVAIITADAGEGPVALTVSSLISISAVPPMVAFSLSASSSSAKVVERAASVVVHFVRRADMQLARLCATSGRDRFGPDVQWARLEGGEPYYPQVELWFRAELRGRLETPGACLVTAELTSVSPGAHATRQAEALVYANRAWHGLGPVVDTVAAPVMLWPDDSATF, from the coding sequence ATGAGCGCGGCCGCGAGAGGCATGCCGGGCAAGGTGGCGGCCGCCGAAACGGGTGCCGCTGGCGGTGGCCAAGGCATCACCGAAGCCTTCATGGCAGCGTTCCGGCATCACCCGTCGGGCGTGGCGATCATCACGGCCGATGCGGGCGAAGGTCCGGTGGCGCTGACGGTGAGCTCACTGATCTCGATCAGCGCGGTGCCGCCCATGGTGGCCTTTTCGCTCTCGGCATCCTCGTCGAGTGCGAAAGTGGTGGAGCGGGCGGCATCGGTGGTCGTCCACTTCGTTCGCCGCGCCGACATGCAGCTCGCCCGGCTCTGTGCGACATCGGGCAGAGATCGCTTCGGGCCAGATGTTCAATGGGCTCGGCTCGAAGGCGGCGAGCCCTATTATCCTCAGGTCGAGCTCTGGTTCCGGGCCGAACTTCGAGGTCGGCTGGAGACGCCGGGGGCATGTCTGGTCACGGCTGAGCTGACATCGGTCTCGCCCGGTGCACATGCCACGCGGCAGGCCGAGGCCCTGGTCTACGCCAACCGTGCCTGGCACGGCCTCGGTCCGGTGGTCGACACCGTCGCGGCACCGGTCATGCTGTGGCCGGACGATTCGGCGACATTCTGA
- a CDS encoding alpha/beta hydrolase, producing MEFETLTQDIDGVRTVVKAIGRGPAVLALHGAATLEGHEWARGLADRFRVYLPFHPGFGESGEAPHIAGMQDMVVHNLHLVKALGLDRPHLVGHSMGGWMAAEIAAVSGEQFGKLVLNAPAGLNHTDHPGTDLGAVPPQELPGYLAHNVEVAARYFPGGSECPSVEDFVAAREKEGPALGNILKGHGFGHPNLGRWLSRIPNETLIVWGDKDRMLPASQAPIWEKSIPNALTLIIKEVGHFAMQEDPRTVTAIGDFLAG from the coding sequence ATGGAATTTGAAACTCTGACCCAGGATATAGACGGCGTCCGAACGGTGGTGAAGGCGATCGGTCGCGGCCCCGCGGTGCTAGCGCTGCATGGCGCGGCCACGCTCGAGGGCCATGAATGGGCGCGCGGGCTGGCGGATCGGTTCCGCGTTTACCTTCCCTTCCATCCCGGATTCGGCGAGAGCGGCGAGGCGCCGCATATTGCCGGCATGCAGGACATGGTGGTCCATAACCTCCATCTCGTCAAAGCGCTCGGCCTCGACCGGCCGCATCTGGTCGGACATTCCATGGGTGGCTGGATGGCGGCCGAAATCGCCGCCGTCTCTGGCGAGCAGTTTGGCAAGCTGGTGCTGAACGCCCCGGCCGGCCTCAATCACACGGACCATCCCGGCACCGATCTTGGCGCGGTCCCGCCGCAGGAATTGCCTGGATATCTGGCCCACAATGTCGAAGTCGCGGCGCGCTATTTCCCCGGCGGTTCGGAATGCCCCTCGGTCGAGGATTTCGTCGCGGCACGCGAAAAGGAAGGCCCGGCGCTCGGCAACATTCTCAAGGGGCATGGTTTCGGTCACCCCAACCTCGGCCGTTGGTTGAGCCGGATTCCGAATGAGACACTTATCGTCTGGGGCGACAAGGACCGCATGCTGCCGGCCTCGCAGGCGCCGATCTGGGAAAAGAGCATTCCCAATGCGCTGACGCTCATCATCAAGGAGGTCGGCCATTTCGCTATGCAGGAAGATCCGCGCACCGTCACTGCCATCGGCGACTTCCTCGCCGGGTGA
- a CDS encoding ABC transporter ATP-binding protein, protein MTKTLLSTHQLKARYGDFQALYGVDLEIAEGEIVALIGANGAGKSTLLKSIMGLIKVAPDMVCLDGRPVGGSKPHSMVADGVAIVPEGRRLFAGMSVLDNLRVAIDHAAPGHGEVWTIERVYALFPILKEKQAVPVQSLSGGQQQMVAIGRALLNQPRLLLCDEISLGLAPKVVKEIYQSIPAISRNGTAVVLVEQDVGLAKSASDRLYCMLEGRVTLTGRSADMSREEIGEAYFGASHAVA, encoded by the coding sequence ATGACCAAAACGCTTCTGTCCACGCACCAGCTCAAGGCCCGCTATGGTGATTTCCAGGCGCTCTACGGCGTGGATCTCGAAATCGCCGAGGGAGAGATCGTGGCCCTGATCGGCGCAAACGGCGCCGGCAAATCCACCCTGCTGAAATCGATCATGGGCCTCATCAAAGTGGCACCCGACATGGTGTGTCTCGACGGCCGCCCGGTTGGTGGCAGCAAGCCGCATAGCATGGTGGCCGATGGCGTGGCGATCGTGCCAGAGGGTCGCCGGCTCTTCGCCGGGATGTCCGTCCTCGACAATCTGCGCGTGGCGATCGACCATGCCGCCCCGGGACATGGCGAGGTCTGGACGATCGAGCGCGTCTACGCGCTGTTTCCGATCCTCAAGGAAAAGCAGGCAGTGCCTGTGCAATCCCTGTCCGGCGGTCAGCAGCAGATGGTCGCCATCGGGCGTGCGCTGCTCAACCAACCTCGCTTGCTGCTTTGCGACGAGATCAGTCTTGGCCTGGCGCCGAAGGTCGTCAAGGAAATCTATCAATCCATCCCCGCGATCTCGAGGAATGGCACCGCCGTCGTGCTGGTCGAGCAGGACGTCGGTCTCGCCAAATCGGCCTCCGACCGGCTCTACTGCATGCTGGAAGGCCGCGTGACCCTGACCGGCCGGTCGGCGGACATGTCCCGCGAGGAGATCGGCGAAGCCTATTTCGGAGCATCCCATGCAGTGGCTTGA
- a CDS encoding alcohol dehydrogenase catalytic domain-containing protein: MKAVLFDSVGLPLTVGERPVPEPADDEVLLKIAACGICGSDLHMTEDPKTFGLKQYDVLGHEFAGEVVSCGSAVATLRPGDRVAVTPMRGCGHCDSCKRGEPAWCAEMRLIGGGYAEFTTVAARQCRILPDDLPISEGALAEPVAVALHCVMRSGLKPGDRVLILGAGPIGLLVAFWARRHGAREVIVADINRHQEERAAAIGATGFALSGPGLAEEFRSKSSGEPDIVFECVGKRGLIDFACKLVRVHGTVVGVGLCVGGDDWDPFAALSKEIQLIFAVFFNMTEFETALAALEPGRYRPQALITDRIGFGEVPETFEALKRRTTQCKVLIAADAA; encoded by the coding sequence ATGAAGGCTGTGCTTTTCGATAGTGTCGGACTGCCTTTAACAGTCGGCGAACGCCCGGTGCCGGAGCCGGCTGATGATGAGGTCCTGCTCAAGATCGCCGCCTGCGGCATCTGCGGCTCCGATCTCCACATGACCGAGGACCCCAAAACCTTCGGCCTCAAGCAATATGACGTACTCGGCCATGAATTTGCCGGCGAGGTCGTAAGCTGCGGCAGCGCCGTCGCCACGCTCAGGCCGGGCGACCGGGTGGCCGTGACGCCGATGCGTGGTTGCGGCCATTGCGACAGCTGCAAGCGTGGCGAGCCGGCCTGGTGCGCCGAGATGCGGCTGATCGGCGGCGGCTATGCCGAATTCACCACCGTGGCGGCGCGCCAGTGCCGCATACTTCCCGACGACCTGCCGATATCGGAGGGCGCGCTGGCCGAGCCGGTCGCCGTGGCGCTTCATTGCGTCATGCGCTCTGGCCTGAAACCCGGCGACCGCGTGCTGATCCTTGGCGCGGGGCCGATCGGCCTGCTCGTCGCCTTCTGGGCGCGCCGGCATGGTGCGCGCGAGGTCATCGTCGCCGATATCAACCGACATCAGGAAGAGCGCGCGGCGGCCATCGGCGCGACTGGTTTTGCCCTGTCTGGTCCCGGTCTCGCGGAGGAGTTCCGGAGCAAGAGCAGCGGCGAGCCCGACATTGTCTTCGAATGCGTGGGCAAACGCGGCCTGATCGATTTCGCCTGCAAACTGGTCCGGGTCCACGGAACCGTGGTCGGCGTCGGCCTCTGCGTCGGCGGTGACGACTGGGATCCGTTCGCGGCGCTGTCGAAGGAAATCCAGCTCATCTTCGCGGTGTTCTTCAACATGACCGAGTTCGAGACCGCGCTCGCGGCACTCGAGCCGGGCCGCTATCGCCCGCAAGCGTTGATCACCGACCGGATCGGTTTCGGCGAAGTGCCCGAGACCTTCGAGGCACTCAAGCGCCGGACGACGCAGTGCAAGGTGCTGATCGCCGCCGACGCGGCCTGA
- a CDS encoding acyl-CoA dehydrogenase family protein codes for MNALIKHASGYWGTKTDFASLLAHVDKVGPILDKNSEENEKLGRLNEETFEALKPLRMSHVFAGEDIGGAQLSPTQGLQLIEAITYHSGAAGWISMVHTCIGAMSAAFLPDTAIGRLFDGKTDNRFSGQGTPTGMLKKVDGGYRLNGKWAYASGIYHATYTHTAALLDDGNGHPAKDEKGNVIVLCAHAPVGEHELLGNWNSLGLQATGSIDYAANDVFIPDDMVFPILTAEPQRMKEFFSLGVVGLAAIGHSGWAIGAARRMLDEAAKYAKTKTGRAGMLGESDKFWFDFGRAEARVRAARALLFEVWRDVEASIEAGNRMTTRQISLVHLAKSEVHEGGVDACHFVYRALGGASLRYGVMQRIYREMLTAANHFTINPNIVAAAGRDIAGVWSDRVWQFYDLIEKK; via the coding sequence ATGAATGCACTAATCAAGCACGCATCAGGCTACTGGGGCACGAAGACGGACTTCGCGTCCCTCCTGGCCCATGTCGACAAGGTCGGCCCGATCCTCGACAAGAATTCCGAGGAAAATGAAAAGCTCGGCCGCCTCAACGAGGAGACCTTCGAGGCGCTCAAGCCGCTGAGGATGAGCCATGTCTTCGCCGGCGAGGATATCGGTGGTGCGCAGCTGTCGCCGACCCAGGGACTTCAGCTCATTGAAGCCATCACCTATCACAGCGGCGCGGCCGGCTGGATCTCGATGGTGCACACCTGCATCGGCGCGATGTCGGCGGCCTTCCTGCCCGATACGGCGATCGGCCGCCTGTTCGACGGCAAGACCGATAACCGGTTTTCCGGCCAGGGCACGCCGACGGGCATGCTGAAGAAGGTTGATGGCGGTTATCGGCTGAACGGCAAATGGGCCTATGCCAGCGGCATCTACCACGCTACCTATACCCATACGGCAGCGCTGCTCGACGATGGAAACGGTCACCCGGCGAAGGACGAGAAGGGCAACGTGATCGTGCTCTGCGCCCATGCGCCAGTCGGAGAGCACGAGTTGCTCGGGAACTGGAATTCACTCGGCCTACAGGCGACGGGCAGCATCGACTATGCCGCCAACGATGTCTTCATTCCTGACGACATGGTGTTCCCGATCCTGACCGCCGAGCCGCAGCGTATGAAGGAATTCTTCAGCCTCGGCGTCGTCGGCCTCGCTGCCATAGGCCATTCCGGGTGGGCGATCGGTGCGGCACGTCGCATGCTTGATGAAGCCGCCAAATATGCCAAGACCAAGACTGGCCGTGCCGGCATGCTCGGCGAGAGCGATAAGTTCTGGTTCGATTTCGGCCGCGCGGAAGCCCGAGTCCGCGCCGCCCGCGCCCTCCTGTTCGAGGTCTGGCGCGACGTGGAGGCCTCGATCGAAGCCGGCAACCGCATGACGACCCGCCAGATAAGCCTTGTGCATCTCGCCAAGTCCGAAGTGCATGAGGGCGGCGTCGATGCCTGCCATTTCGTCTACCGCGCGCTCGGCGGCGCTTCGTTGCGTTACGGCGTGATGCAGCGGATCTATCGCGAGATGCTGACGGCGGCGAACCATTTCACGATCAATCCCAACATCGTCGCCGCCGCCGGCCGCGACATTGCCGGCGTGTGGAGCGATCGCGTCTGGCAGTTCTACGACCTGATCGAGAAGAAATGA